In Streptomyces sp. DG2A-72, one genomic interval encodes:
- a CDS encoding esterase-like activity of phytase family protein, whose amino-acid sequence MSPYATGRRRFHRSLAVGVPLAVVAAALVTAGPASGSTTTAPHVTRTATLGDIPLGTFSNALLPGTVADDRGVDLGGIGSDIYPAGRKGEFWTVTDRGPNGQIKVDGTKRRTFPVPGFDPAIVKIRVSGDTVKVLDAIPITTSSGKPVTGLPNQKGRDEAPYSYDAQTPLSYNANGLDTEGVVRAGDGSFWLVDEYGPSLVHVSARGRVLARYVPEGLNLTGADYPVMEALPSVLLHRKINRGFEGLAQLPGGDLVMAVQSPLSLPDGDAGDASRTIRLLRFSPKKEAVTAEYAYRFDPVNVVDPSEDDTSELKISSVVAVGRDRLLVEERTDKAARLQIVHLGRKANILGGPWDDDTTSPSLEQLDDPAASGVPVLAKRLLVDLGTVDGVPGKIEGVARVDRDTLALINDNDFGMTDGTGAFDANGRLVDSGVETTVTYVRLPRGI is encoded by the coding sequence ATGTCCCCGTACGCCACCGGCCGGCGCCGCTTCCACCGTTCCCTCGCCGTGGGTGTGCCGCTGGCGGTGGTGGCCGCCGCGCTGGTGACGGCGGGTCCGGCCTCGGGGTCGACGACCACGGCCCCGCACGTCACCCGTACGGCCACGCTCGGCGACATCCCGCTCGGCACGTTCAGCAACGCGCTGCTGCCGGGCACGGTGGCCGACGACCGGGGCGTGGACCTCGGTGGCATCGGCAGTGACATCTATCCGGCGGGCCGCAAGGGCGAGTTCTGGACGGTCACCGACCGCGGGCCCAACGGCCAGATCAAGGTGGACGGCACCAAGCGCCGCACCTTCCCCGTGCCCGGCTTCGACCCGGCGATCGTGAAGATCCGGGTGTCCGGTGACACCGTGAAGGTGCTGGACGCGATCCCGATCACCACCTCCTCCGGGAAGCCGGTCACCGGCCTGCCGAACCAGAAGGGGCGCGACGAGGCGCCGTACTCCTATGACGCGCAGACGCCTCTGTCGTACAACGCGAACGGGCTGGACACCGAGGGCGTCGTGCGGGCCGGGGACGGGAGTTTCTGGCTCGTCGACGAGTACGGGCCCTCCCTGGTGCATGTCTCCGCGCGCGGGAGGGTGCTGGCGCGCTATGTGCCCGAGGGGCTGAACCTCACGGGCGCGGACTACCCGGTCATGGAGGCGCTGCCGTCCGTCCTGCTGCACCGGAAGATCAACCGGGGCTTCGAGGGACTCGCCCAACTGCCCGGCGGTGACCTGGTGATGGCCGTGCAGAGTCCGTTGTCCCTCCCCGACGGGGATGCGGGGGACGCCTCGCGCACCATCCGGCTGCTGCGCTTCTCGCCGAAGAAGGAGGCGGTCACCGCCGAGTACGCGTACCGCTTCGACCCGGTGAACGTGGTGGACCCGAGCGAGGACGACACCTCCGAGCTGAAGATCTCCTCGGTGGTCGCCGTGGGCCGGGACCGGCTGCTGGTCGAGGAGCGCACGGACAAGGCCGCGCGGCTGCAGATCGTGCACCTGGGACGCAAGGCGAACATCCTCGGCGGCCCCTGGGACGACGACACGACCTCCCCGTCGCTGGAGCAGCTCGACGACCCGGCGGCCTCCGGTGTGCCCGTTCTGGCCAAGCGCCTGCTCGTCGACCTGGGCACGGTCGACGGCGTGCCCGGGAAGATCGAGGGCGTCGCGCGCGTGGATCGCGACACGCTCGCCCTGATCAACGACAACGACTTCGGCATGACGGACGGCACCGGCGCGTTCGACGCGAACGGCCGGCTCGTGGACAGCGGCGTCGAGACGACCGTGACGTACGTGCGGCTGCCGCGCGGGATCTGA